GATTACAAGGGATTTCAAAACCAAAGGAAGGCTGGAATATGTAGGAGAGCATTATTTACAGTTCGCGGGTTCGAAGCAGTTTTTTATAAAAGGAGGAGCTGGAAGCCCGGAAAACTTTTTAGCCTATGAGGATTTCGATGGTACCAAAGACAAAGGAGGTACGCATTTTCCGGCGCTTGGAGAGAATCAATTACATGCATTTAAGCCTCATGCAATTAACTGGGAAGAAGGAGATCCAAGCTGGCAGGATGGAAAGGGAACAGAAATTATTGGAGCCTTAAACTATATCGCAGATCAGGGGTTAAATGCTGCCTACCTTCTTCTAATGAATGTTCATGGTGATGGGGATGATATATGGCCATGGGTAGAGCCCGAAGAAGTGTATGTGTACGATGTTAGCAAACTGGCTCAGTGGGAAATCGTTTTTGACCACATGGATGAACTGGGGATTGTTCGGGACTTCATGTTATCCGAAACAGAGAACGAAAGCTTTTTGGAAGTATTTGAAGGAGTGGGAAGTAATTTTGCTGATTCCAGGAAGCTCTTTTATAGAGAGATGATTGCCCGATTTGGTCATAATCTTGGTGTAAGCTGGAATATTGGAGAAGAGAATGGCTGGAGTGATGGAGAGCCGACTGAGTTATATAAGATTGGAAATACCGATGAACAGCGAATACTGTTTGCAAACTACATCAAAGAAGTAGATCCCTACGATCATCACCTGGTCGTACACACTTTTCCAGAGCACCATTTAAATCTGATATTTACTCCGTTACTTGGAACTGATGGATACGATGGGATGTCGATTCAAACACACCATACCTATGCCGATACAACATTGAGATACAGGCAAAGATCAATTGATGCCGGTAAGAAATGGGTGTTAGCCATCGATGAACCTATGGGCTGGGAATATGGGCTTCGTCCGGATATTGATGATCCTGAACACGATGAAGCGAGGATAGAAGTCTTATGGGAACCTCTGTTAGCAGGTGGAGCAGGAGTAGACTGGTATTTCGGATGGCAAAATAACGCACCAACCAGCGATCTTTCTAACGAAGACTGGCGATCGCGTGAGAATATGTGGATACAGACTAAAATCGCTCTGGATTTCTTCAATGAACATGTACCCTTCCAACAAATGGAACCAGCCAATGAACTGGTTACCGGAGAAGGTGTTTCCGCATTTGCGAAAGAAGGAGAAGTGTACCTGGTATATATGAGAAGTCCGACTACAACTTCTCTTGACCTTGAAGGCATTGATGGCGATTTCTCCGTTTTATGGTTTAATCCACAAGAAGGAGGAGGTTTGCAGCAAGGTTCTGTAAATGAAGTGAGCGGAGGAAGCAAGGTCTCTCTAGGTAACTCTCCGCAAGGCAGAGAAAAAGATTGGGCGGTGTTGGTTAAGGTCAAATAGCTTTAATTAAGAACTAACATTATACTTGTCCCTGATATTATAGAGAAGTTTAGTTCGAAATTTCTGTATCGGTAAAACACTTGGTTAACTCTGGTAATTCTTCAAACTCGAACCTCCCATAGGCAAAGCAGATATGAGGACAACCTCCTCCTACATTTTTCCCTTTACCATTCAAAATACAATCTACCATACATTTATCGCCTTCTAGCCCACGTTCATAATAAGCCCTAATAGCACAAACTTCTATGTCTGATAATTCTACTGTAGCCGAGTCTAATAAACTATTGAATTCCTGCTGCTTTGATTGATCATTGCAAAAAGTGAAAGAATAAAATAGAAGAGGCACTAATACTAAGTATTTGAATACTTCCATTTACAGAAGGTTTACGGTTTACCAGATAAATAAGGTGAATTAATAAGCTAGAAACAAGATTTGAGACGAAGGAATAAGAAACTATCCGGGAGATTACAATTAACAATCAGCCAAGCTCTCCCTTCTTAAAAAAAAGCTGTATCTTTGTCTGTTTCTTTACAGGGAGATTTTAAGACCAAATGAGTACTAAAGGACGTGTATTAGTAGCAATGAGCGGCGGAGTAGATTCTTCGGTTGCCGCTGTTATGCTTAGAGAACAAGGTTACGAGGTAATTGGTATTACCATGAAGACATGGGACTACCATCGAAGCGGTGGAAGCACAGGCAAAGAAACCGGTTGTTGTACGGTAGAGAGTATGAACGACGCCCGTCATATTGCAGTCAATCATGGCTTCAAGCATTTTATTGTGGATATCCGGGAAGAATTTGGCGATTGGGTGATTGATCGTTTTGTGGATGATTACCTGGGTGGGAGAACCCCAAATCCATGTGTGCTATGTAACACTCACATTAAATGGGCGGCTCTGCTTAAACGTGCTGATAACTTAGGTTGCGATTTTATCTCTACCGGGCATTATGCAAAGGTAAGAGAAGAAAATGGACGCCATGTGATTTCCCGTGGACTGGATCCTAAGAAAGATCAGTCCTATGCATTATGGGGAGTAGCTCAAGAACACCTGGCACGGACTATTTTTCCTCTAGGAGGATACTCTAAAACTGAAATCAGGCAAATTGCTGAAGATCATGGACTACTAAATGTAGCTAACAAGCCTGATTCTTATGAAATATGCTTTGTTCCTGATGATGACTATCGCCGTTTTCTTAAAGATCGAGTTGATGGTCTGGAGGAAAAGATGAAAGGCGGAAAGTTTGTAGATAAGGACGGAAATATATTAGGCGAACATGAAGGCTATCCGTTCTACACCATAGGGCAACGACGCGGTTTGAATTTACCTATGGGCAAACCTGTATATGTGACCGATATCAATCCTTTAACTAACACCATCACCATCGGTGAAAAAGAGGATTTGGTAAGTACCACCTTACTAGCCAAAGAGATTAATTTGATTAAATATAATCGAATTCCGGAAGAC
This genomic window from Balneola sp. contains:
- a CDS encoding DUF5060 domain-containing protein; its protein translation is MFKYLTPSLFLFLFTIFISGCSANQPVEYQLWDKVTLDFEGPELSESEETFTEYRLDVHFINHRTGSSYYVPGYFAADGDAAETSATSGNIWRVNFSPDETGEWLYVASFRKGEGAAISLDPGVGESAGFFDGESGSFMVTERTSSEITRDFKTKGRLEYVGEHYLQFAGSKQFFIKGGAGSPENFLAYEDFDGTKDKGGTHFPALGENQLHAFKPHAINWEEGDPSWQDGKGTEIIGALNYIADQGLNAAYLLLMNVHGDGDDIWPWVEPEEVYVYDVSKLAQWEIVFDHMDELGIVRDFMLSETENESFLEVFEGVGSNFADSRKLFYREMIARFGHNLGVSWNIGEENGWSDGEPTELYKIGNTDEQRILFANYIKEVDPYDHHLVVHTFPEHHLNLIFTPLLGTDGYDGMSIQTHHTYADTTLRYRQRSIDAGKKWVLAIDEPMGWEYGLRPDIDDPEHDEARIEVLWEPLLAGGAGVDWYFGWQNNAPTSDLSNEDWRSRENMWIQTKIALDFFNEHVPFQQMEPANELVTGEGVSAFAKEGEVYLVYMRSPTTTSLDLEGIDGDFSVLWFNPQEGGGLQQGSVNEVSGGSKVSLGNSPQGREKDWAVLVKVK
- the mnmA gene encoding tRNA 2-thiouridine(34) synthase MnmA, which produces MSTKGRVLVAMSGGVDSSVAAVMLREQGYEVIGITMKTWDYHRSGGSTGKETGCCTVESMNDARHIAVNHGFKHFIVDIREEFGDWVIDRFVDDYLGGRTPNPCVLCNTHIKWAALLKRADNLGCDFISTGHYAKVREENGRHVISRGLDPKKDQSYALWGVAQEHLARTIFPLGGYSKTEIRQIAEDHGLLNVANKPDSYEICFVPDDDYRRFLKDRVDGLEEKMKGGKFVDKDGNILGEHEGYPFYTIGQRRGLNLPMGKPVYVTDINPLTNTITIGEKEDLVSTTLLAKEINLIKYNRIPEDEMEITGAIRYNDDGAIGTITQTGEDEIKVHFPAGREAITPGQAVVCYEGDDVVAGGWIKKVNVGLDDLITA